In Vibrio japonicus, the following are encoded in one genomic region:
- the siaM gene encoding sialic acid TRAP transporter large permease SiaM: MVGSIFGWLALLFAGMPVGFSLIFVALVFLVMTNSTGINFAAQQMLGGIDNFTLLAVPFFVLTGHLMNSAGITERIFNFAKSMVGHITGSLGHVNIMASLLFSGMSGSALADAGGLGQLEIKSMRDAKYHDDFAGGLTAASCIIGPLVPPSVPLVIYGVVSNTSIGALFLAGAIPGILCCVALMVMSYFICKKRGYMTLPRATRREQFKSFKDAFLSLLTPVIIIGGIFSGKFTPTEAAVVSSLYALFLGTVVYKQLTLSGFVDILKETVNTTAVVALMVMGVTVFGWIVAREQLPQMLADYFLTISDNPLVLLLLINLLLLFLGTFIESLALLLLLVPFLVPVASAVGIDPVHFGVMAILNLMIGILTPPMGMALYVVSRVGDIPFHTLTRGVLPLLVPLFIVLILVAVFPQFTLLLPELFLGYGQ, translated from the coding sequence ATGGTAGGCTCAATTTTTGGCTGGCTCGCGTTGCTGTTTGCAGGCATGCCGGTTGGCTTTTCACTGATATTTGTGGCTTTGGTTTTCTTGGTGATGACCAATAGCACAGGGATTAACTTTGCTGCCCAACAAATGCTGGGTGGTATTGATAACTTTACGTTGTTAGCGGTTCCTTTTTTCGTTCTGACCGGTCATCTGATGAACAGTGCTGGTATTACAGAACGTATCTTTAACTTTGCTAAATCTATGGTTGGTCATATTACTGGTAGCCTTGGCCACGTAAATATTATGGCAAGTTTGTTGTTCTCGGGTATGTCGGGTTCAGCATTGGCGGATGCAGGTGGCTTAGGCCAACTCGAAATCAAGTCGATGCGTGATGCGAAGTACCATGACGATTTCGCCGGTGGTCTGACGGCCGCATCTTGTATTATCGGTCCTTTAGTTCCCCCTTCAGTACCTTTGGTTATATACGGTGTGGTGTCGAATACGTCTATCGGCGCTCTTTTCTTAGCGGGCGCGATCCCTGGTATTTTATGCTGTGTCGCTCTGATGGTGATGAGCTACTTTATCTGTAAGAAACGTGGCTACATGACCTTGCCACGTGCAACGCGCCGCGAGCAGTTTAAATCGTTTAAAGACGCGTTTTTATCGCTGCTGACACCAGTGATCATTATCGGTGGCATCTTCTCAGGTAAGTTCACACCAACCGAGGCAGCGGTCGTTTCTTCGCTATACGCGCTGTTTCTTGGCACGGTTGTTTATAAGCAGCTTACGCTATCGGGCTTTGTCGATATTCTTAAAGAGACGGTGAATACCACCGCTGTGGTTGCTTTGATGGTTATGGGTGTCACCGTGTTTGGCTGGATTGTCGCACGTGAACAGTTGCCACAAATGCTGGCCGATTACTTCTTAACTATCAGCGATAACCCGTTGGTTCTATTGCTACTGATCAACTTGCTGCTGCTGTTCTTAGGCACCTTTATTGAGTCTTTGGCTCTGCTATTACTGCTTGTGCCATTCCTAGTACCAGTGGCGAGCGCGGTGGGTATTGACCCTGTTCACTTTGGCGTTATGGCTATCTTGAACTTGATGATCGGTATTTTGACTCCGCCAATGGGCATGGCGCTGTACGTGGTGTCCCGAGTCGGTGACATTCCGTTTCATACGCTGACTCGCGGCGTTCTACCGCTGTTGGTGCCATTGTTTATCGTCTTAATTCTCGTTGCGGTGTTCCCTCAATTTACGTTGCTGCTACCTGAATTGTTCCTCGGCTACGGCCAATAA
- a CDS encoding dihydrodipicolinate synthase family protein — protein sequence MNKLTGLIAAPHTPFNQDNKVNFDAIDQIAALLIEQGVKGAYVCGTTGEGIHCSVEERKAIVERWVKASDNKLDLIIHTGALSITDSLELTRHAETLDILATSAIGPCFFKPASVDDLVDYCAQIAAAAPSKGFYYYHSGMSGVNLDLEQFLIKGEQKIPNLSGAKFNNMDLYEYQRALRVSGGKFDVPFGVDEFLPAGLAVGAVGAVGSTYNYAAPLYLKIIEAFNNGDQALVATLMDRVIAIIRVLVEYGGVAAGKAAMQLHGIDAGDPRTPIRALTAAQKADVVAKMRDADFLNL from the coding sequence ATGAATAAATTAACCGGATTAATTGCTGCGCCTCATACCCCGTTTAACCAAGACAACAAGGTTAACTTTGACGCGATTGACCAGATTGCAGCACTGCTGATTGAACAAGGTGTAAAAGGTGCTTATGTGTGTGGGACGACGGGTGAAGGTATTCACTGCTCGGTCGAAGAGCGCAAAGCTATCGTAGAGCGTTGGGTAAAAGCGTCAGACAACAAACTGGACTTGATCATCCATACTGGCGCGTTAAGCATCACCGATTCGCTTGAACTTACTCGCCACGCAGAAACACTCGATATTCTGGCAACATCGGCGATTGGTCCTTGTTTCTTTAAGCCGGCTAGCGTGGATGACTTAGTCGACTACTGTGCGCAAATTGCCGCTGCGGCACCATCGAAAGGTTTTTACTACTACCACTCGGGCATGTCTGGAGTCAATCTGGACCTAGAGCAGTTTCTGATCAAAGGTGAGCAGAAGATCCCGAACTTATCAGGTGCTAAATTCAACAATATGGATTTGTACGAGTACCAACGTGCGTTACGTGTTTCTGGTGGGAAGTTCGACGTACCGTTTGGTGTAGATGAGTTCTTGCCAGCAGGGCTAGCAGTGGGTGCAGTTGGTGCAGTTGGTAGTACTTACAACTACGCGGCGCCGTTGTATCTCAAGATTATCGAAGCGTTTAACAATGGTGACCAAGCATTGGTCGCGACGTTAATGGATCGCGTGATCGCCATTATTCGCGTATTGGTTGAGTACGGTGGTGTTGCTGCGGGCAAAGCGGCGATGCAATTGCATGGCATTGACGCAGGCGATCCTCGTACCCCAATTCGCGCTCTGACTGCCGCGCAGAAAGCGGATGTTGTCGCGAAGATGAGAGACGCGGATTTTCTGAATCTATAA
- a CDS encoding YjhT family mutarotase, which translates to MSLQLTQLPPLPSGFRNGAGFAHKDKVYAGLGSLGRKWLQLDTRQTKEWVECAEFPGVERTDPVCVPVDGGCYILSGAGIVQGESSPSVLEDGYFYNAEQDSWHLVTDDIPMGLLGGAGIELLNKQLVFVGGYNKLVFDSLMQQLNDPLVCDNENKKRDCLHAFMDQPIESYAWNDKIYRFDVQTKQWLHIGDNPFEPNCGAGVWRLDNTLVLIEGEVKPGLRSLKSKQLILSPQGLVDATELSSIVEQDPLHEGLAGAYCSELDGRCVVLGGAYFIGSQSNYRNGQYYSHQGLTKTYATKIWQLCDGKWTCIGELAKGKAYGVCLSISNGVVLIGGEDENGQALTECELISTE; encoded by the coding sequence ATGTCTCTTCAATTGACTCAATTACCTCCGCTTCCCTCTGGCTTTCGTAACGGAGCGGGTTTTGCTCACAAGGATAAAGTTTATGCTGGGCTTGGCAGCCTAGGCCGTAAATGGCTACAACTCGATACAAGACAGACTAAGGAGTGGGTGGAATGCGCAGAATTTCCGGGCGTAGAGCGGACTGATCCGGTGTGCGTGCCTGTTGATGGTGGTTGCTATATTTTATCTGGGGCGGGCATTGTACAAGGCGAGAGCTCTCCAAGTGTGTTGGAAGATGGTTATTTTTACAATGCGGAACAAGACAGCTGGCATTTGGTGACTGATGATATTCCGATGGGCCTCTTAGGTGGAGCGGGTATTGAGTTGCTGAATAAACAATTGGTTTTTGTCGGTGGTTATAACAAGTTGGTTTTCGATAGCTTAATGCAGCAACTTAACGACCCTTTGGTCTGCGATAACGAAAACAAGAAGCGTGATTGTTTGCATGCTTTTATGGACCAGCCGATCGAATCCTACGCTTGGAACGACAAGATCTACCGTTTTGATGTGCAAACTAAGCAATGGTTGCACATTGGCGACAATCCATTTGAGCCGAATTGTGGCGCTGGTGTATGGCGTTTGGATAACACGCTTGTGTTGATCGAAGGAGAGGTAAAGCCAGGGCTACGCAGTCTCAAAAGCAAACAGTTGATTTTAAGTCCTCAAGGTTTAGTGGATGCGACTGAGTTGAGTTCGATTGTCGAACAAGATCCGCTTCATGAAGGGCTGGCAGGGGCTTATTGCTCGGAACTTGACGGTCGATGTGTGGTGCTGGGCGGTGCGTACTTCATAGGAAGTCAAAGCAATTATCGCAATGGTCAGTATTACAGCCACCAAGGACTGACAAAGACATACGCGACTAAAATCTGGCAGTTGTGTGATGGTAAGTGGACGTGCATTGGTGAGTTAGCCAAAGGAAAAGCTTACGGTGTTTGTTTGTCGATTTCTAATGGGGTTGTATTGATTGGTGGTGAGGACGAAAACGGCCAAGCGCTGACCGAATGTGAGTTGATTTCAACTGAGTAA
- a CDS encoding TRAP transporter small permease — protein MELKMLRKIINNIEEIITVPLMAALLAVLTWQIGTRWLLNDPSLWSEELARVLFMYMSLIGCAIAIKRSTHVNITFFSDKLPEKARLCLVLSLELAVLVSILAIIYLGYQHVQRTAFFELITLGVSSKWMNYSLPLGGLFMVFRQLEKMFCISKQLVSCGNGCTAVDSNTAQR, from the coding sequence TTGGAGCTCAAGATGTTACGCAAGATTATTAATAATATTGAAGAGATCATCACCGTGCCTTTGATGGCTGCTTTGTTGGCGGTACTGACATGGCAAATCGGTACCCGATGGTTACTCAATGACCCTTCGCTTTGGAGTGAAGAACTCGCCAGAGTTCTGTTTATGTATATGTCGTTAATTGGCTGTGCGATTGCGATCAAACGCAGTACGCACGTCAATATTACTTTCTTCTCCGATAAGTTGCCGGAGAAAGCTCGCCTGTGTTTGGTGTTATCGCTGGAGTTGGCGGTGTTGGTTTCGATTCTCGCCATCATTTATTTGGGTTATCAGCATGTCCAAAGAACCGCTTTTTTTGAATTGATCACTTTGGGTGTATCAAGCAAATGGATGAACTACAGCTTGCCTTTAGGGGGCTTGTTTATGGTCTTCAGACAGCTTGAGAAAATGTTTTGCATTTCCAAACAGCTGGTGAGCTGTGGCAATGGCTGCACTGCGGTCGACTCGAACACTGCGCAGAGATAG
- a CDS encoding LysR substrate-binding domain-containing protein: protein MNSRLPSTKNLQAFLATAEHLNFTHAAEKLNMTQGAISRQIQALESIIGATLFYRQARGLSLTPEGDKFVPKAEDIIKRLQIAVREVSEGANRIKLNAPSCVTSWILARIASFQQAYPEINVELTSTTKHQAIPNFDSFDLVVMYGKPAKSKSIRQALLFEEKLAPICSPELWAKQTSRSNRTDQRLLDLFTWLHANQEQSDWKLWLNECGLADLRGKTNQTFATLDQAMNAAQLGYGIAIGDLTLAEQDLKLKRVIQPFDEVVSSGNGYYLMSHSDNDNATISNLVDWLTSTEHQSKFV from the coding sequence ATGAACAGTCGATTGCCTTCTACAAAAAACTTACAAGCGTTCTTAGCGACTGCTGAACACTTGAATTTTACGCACGCAGCGGAAAAGCTAAATATGACGCAGGGGGCGATCAGTCGTCAGATACAGGCTTTGGAGTCGATCATCGGCGCGACGCTGTTTTACCGCCAAGCAAGAGGGCTGTCGCTAACGCCTGAAGGCGACAAGTTCGTCCCGAAAGCGGAAGACATAATAAAGCGCTTACAAATTGCTGTGAGAGAGGTTTCCGAAGGCGCCAATCGTATTAAGCTCAATGCGCCTAGCTGCGTTACAAGTTGGATTTTGGCGCGGATTGCTAGTTTTCAGCAAGCATACCCTGAAATTAATGTTGAACTCACTTCTACGACCAAGCATCAAGCGATTCCTAATTTTGATAGCTTTGATCTTGTCGTGATGTATGGCAAACCTGCAAAATCTAAAAGCATTCGTCAGGCTCTGCTATTTGAAGAAAAATTAGCGCCGATCTGTTCACCTGAGCTATGGGCTAAGCAAACGTCAAGGAGCAACAGAACCGATCAGCGTTTACTGGATCTGTTTACGTGGTTACATGCTAACCAAGAGCAATCGGACTGGAAGCTTTGGTTAAACGAATGTGGGTTGGCAGACCTTAGAGGAAAAACTAATCAGACGTTTGCTACGCTCGATCAAGCGATGAATGCGGCGCAGCTGGGGTATGGTATCGCGATTGGGGATTTGACCTTAGCCGAACAAGATTTGAAGCTAAAACGCGTTATCCAGCCATTTGATGAAGTGGTGTCGTCGGGCAATGGGTACTACTTGATGTCACATAGCGATAATGACAATGCAACCATTTCAAATCTCGTAGACTGGCTGACTTCAACCGAGCACCAAAGCAAGTTTGTGTAA
- a CDS encoding sialic acid TRAP transporter substrate-binding protein SiaP: MKAMNKITLAMLVLGCSVSAQAATTLKMGMQASVGSVEYTSAKMLADKVEELSKGEIKIALYPSAQLGDDRAMLQQLTYGDLDITYAEFGRMGLWIPRAEAVTLPYVARDFDHLRRMFDSDFGQSIREEMLSKFNWRALDTWYNGTRETTSNRPLNSIEDFKGLKLRVPNAKPNLNYAKLSGASPTPMAFSEVYLALQTNAVDGQENPLPTIKTMKFYEVQANLAMTNHIVNDQMVIISEPTWQKLSDQDKQLIQQAVESTGQIHTDGVKQQEAELISFFEEAGVNVTYPELAPFREAMQPLYAEFEDKIGQPIVKKLAAM, encoded by the coding sequence ATGAAAGCCATGAACAAGATTACCCTCGCTATGCTAGTGCTTGGATGTTCTGTTTCAGCGCAGGCTGCGACCACACTGAAAATGGGCATGCAGGCATCGGTAGGTTCTGTGGAATACACTTCAGCAAAAATGCTGGCAGATAAAGTAGAAGAACTGAGTAAAGGCGAGATCAAGATTGCGTTGTACCCTAGCGCTCAACTTGGTGATGACCGCGCGATGCTGCAACAACTGACCTACGGTGATCTGGATATTACTTACGCTGAGTTCGGTCGTATGGGGTTGTGGATCCCTCGTGCAGAGGCCGTCACTTTGCCTTACGTCGCGCGTGATTTCGACCATTTACGCCGTATGTTTGATTCCGATTTTGGTCAAAGTATTCGTGAAGAAATGCTGAGCAAATTCAACTGGCGTGCATTGGATACTTGGTACAACGGTACACGAGAAACCACTTCTAACCGCCCTCTAAACAGCATTGAAGACTTCAAAGGTCTCAAGCTGCGTGTGCCAAACGCTAAGCCAAACCTTAACTATGCGAAACTTTCAGGTGCGTCGCCGACTCCGATGGCTTTCTCTGAAGTCTATCTAGCACTGCAAACGAACGCAGTTGATGGGCAGGAAAACCCGCTACCGACGATCAAAACCATGAAGTTTTATGAGGTTCAGGCCAACCTAGCCATGACTAACCACATTGTTAACGATCAAATGGTGATCATCTCTGAGCCGACTTGGCAAAAACTGTCTGACCAGGACAAACAACTGATCCAGCAAGCGGTTGAGTCTACGGGGCAGATACACACGGATGGCGTTAAGCAGCAAGAAGCAGAGTTAATCTCGTTCTTTGAAGAAGCAGGTGTCAATGTTACTTACCCTGAGCTAGCGCCGTTCCGTGAAGCGATGCAGCCACTTTACGCAGAATTTGAAGACAAAATCGGTCAGCCGATCGTGAAAAAACTCGCGGCTATGTAA
- the hisC gene encoding histidinol-phosphate transaminase, translating to MGSIADKLAPESIKKLIPYQSARRIGGSGRLWLNANELEQSIEFSEQQSDYNRYPDFLPHEIASAYQAYCQTEQPVVAVRGADEAIDLLIRTFCKPGSDSIAICTPTYAMYEFCAESLAVETIDVPLQSPDFSLDVDGVVKAAKQANLVFLCSPNNPTGQLLKKEQIVAILEQTQQDALVVVDEAYIEFELAQNVVGLIDQYPNLVVIRTLSKAFGLAAVRCGFIVAAQEVMDYVMKLIPPYPMPDSSAEIVLKALSEQGLEKVAASTQTLVETKERFISNIKELPWIETIYPSATNFVLIRTHADVDLFSYLAEQGIVTRNQAHEPSLKHCVRITIGSEQSMQEVAQTICNYTKSQTTSK from the coding sequence ATGGGTTCAATTGCAGACAAATTAGCGCCTGAGAGCATAAAAAAATTAATACCTTACCAATCTGCACGCCGTATTGGCGGTTCAGGTCGACTGTGGCTCAACGCGAACGAACTCGAACAATCCATTGAGTTCAGTGAGCAACAGTCAGATTACAATCGCTACCCTGACTTCCTACCGCATGAAATCGCAAGCGCTTATCAAGCGTACTGCCAAACAGAGCAACCCGTCGTGGCGGTTCGTGGTGCCGATGAAGCGATTGATCTGCTCATTCGTACTTTTTGTAAACCTGGCTCGGACAGTATTGCCATCTGCACCCCTACGTACGCTATGTATGAATTTTGCGCGGAATCATTGGCGGTAGAAACCATTGATGTCCCACTGCAGTCACCGGATTTCTCGTTAGATGTGGATGGTGTCGTCAAGGCGGCGAAGCAAGCGAATCTTGTTTTCCTTTGCTCACCCAATAACCCAACGGGTCAATTGCTTAAAAAAGAACAGATTGTGGCTATCTTAGAGCAAACTCAGCAAGACGCGTTAGTTGTTGTTGACGAAGCGTATATCGAGTTCGAACTGGCGCAAAATGTGGTTGGTTTAATCGACCAATACCCAAATCTTGTTGTGATTCGTACGTTATCAAAAGCATTTGGTTTGGCAGCGGTGAGATGTGGTTTCATTGTGGCAGCTCAAGAAGTGATGGATTATGTGATGAAACTGATCCCTCCTTATCCAATGCCAGACAGCTCCGCAGAAATCGTCCTTAAGGCATTGAGCGAGCAAGGGCTTGAGAAAGTCGCAGCAAGCACTCAAACACTGGTCGAAACCAAAGAGCGCTTTATCAGTAACATTAAAGAATTGCCTTGGATAGAAACCATCTACCCTTCTGCAACAAACTTTGTTTTAATTCGTACACACGCGGATGTTGATCTGTTTAGTTATTTAGCAGAACAAGGAATTGTGACGCGCAATCAGGCTCATGAGCCTAGCCTGAAACACTGTGTTCGTATCACCATCGGCTCAGAACAGAGCATGCAGGAAGTTGCTCAAACTATTTGTAACTACACCAAATCGCAGACAACATCGAAG
- a CDS encoding MurR/RpiR family transcriptional regulator codes for MNSPKNLLVRLRSNIEPLSKKLRVVADYVLENANEVQYQTITDLARNTETSEATVVRLCRDMGYKGYSDFRMALAVDLSQSQDRKPKEIDGDICDVSAKSAAASLLDTAELVDRKVLNRICELVHKADFISCVGVGASSIVGRYLAFRLLRIGKKVSMYEDTHLAAMNAVRSQDGDLWFALSSSGSTREVIHAVKQAHVRNVPVVALTNVSHSPLTSICTELLVAARPEGPLTGGSFSSKVGALLLVDVLINTLLDKYPQYSDSVLETAEVVVPLMK; via the coding sequence GTGAATTCGCCTAAAAATTTGTTAGTTCGCTTGCGTTCAAATATTGAGCCATTAAGCAAAAAACTGCGCGTCGTTGCGGATTATGTTCTTGAGAATGCCAACGAAGTGCAATACCAGACGATTACCGATCTGGCGCGAAATACCGAAACCAGTGAGGCGACGGTAGTGCGCTTATGTCGAGATATGGGATACAAGGGGTATTCCGATTTTCGTATGGCATTAGCGGTTGACCTTTCGCAATCTCAGGACCGTAAACCAAAAGAGATTGACGGAGATATCTGTGATGTTTCGGCAAAAAGCGCTGCGGCGAGTTTGCTAGACACCGCTGAGCTGGTGGACCGCAAGGTGCTAAATCGCATCTGTGAGCTGGTACACAAGGCGGATTTTATTAGCTGCGTTGGCGTTGGTGCTTCGAGTATTGTCGGGCGCTATCTGGCGTTTCGCTTACTACGGATCGGCAAGAAAGTGTCAATGTATGAAGACACTCACTTAGCGGCGATGAATGCGGTTCGCAGCCAAGACGGTGATCTTTGGTTTGCGCTTTCCAGTTCAGGTTCAACGCGAGAAGTGATCCACGCGGTGAAGCAAGCGCATGTACGTAACGTGCCTGTGGTTGCGTTGACAAACGTCAGTCACAGTCCGCTTACTTCGATCTGTACCGAATTACTGGTTGCTGCACGTCCTGAAGGCCCATTAACGGGTGGTTCGTTCTCTTCGAAAGTAGGGGCGCTATTACTTGTCGACGTACTCATTAATACCTTACTTGATAAGTACCCGCAGTATTCGGACTCCGTTCTTGAGACCGCTGAAGTGGTTGTCCCTTTGATGAAGTAA
- a CDS encoding N-acetylmannosamine kinase, which translates to MLTLAIDIGGTKIALGLVEHGQIRERRQLPTPAAQNAEQFAEHIIEHCHDWLESVAQIGISTTGLVSDEGISAINPDTLAFPTPFPLAQVLQTLTAKPIKILNDAQAAAWFEYLNLDVPAKNMAFITVSTGVGGGIIIDGNLHSGKSGLAGHIGHMSIDANGPACGCGQMGCVESIASGTAIQRASSLIFNPPISNIELFRIAEQNEQANSLIQNSANAIATLCCNLKAALDLDIIVLGGGVGLATDYLKKVNQEITRRPAVFRVPVIAAKGDYDACLLGAAFQFKE; encoded by the coding sequence ATGTTGACCTTAGCCATTGATATTGGCGGAACGAAAATTGCCCTTGGATTAGTTGAACATGGGCAGATACGCGAACGCCGTCAGTTGCCAACCCCAGCAGCGCAAAACGCAGAGCAGTTTGCCGAACACATTATTGAGCATTGCCACGACTGGCTTGAAAGTGTTGCTCAAATTGGCATCTCGACCACGGGCTTGGTGAGCGACGAGGGCATCAGCGCGATCAACCCAGATACACTGGCTTTTCCTACTCCGTTCCCGCTCGCTCAAGTACTACAAACACTGACGGCCAAACCCATCAAAATACTCAATGACGCACAAGCTGCGGCTTGGTTTGAATATCTCAACTTAGACGTTCCAGCAAAAAATATGGCGTTTATCACCGTCTCGACGGGTGTCGGAGGCGGGATCATTATTGACGGTAACCTTCATAGCGGTAAGTCTGGGTTAGCTGGACACATCGGCCATATGTCTATCGACGCCAATGGGCCCGCGTGCGGCTGTGGTCAAATGGGTTGTGTTGAGTCGATCGCTTCTGGCACCGCCATTCAACGCGCCAGCAGTCTCATTTTTAACCCGCCGATTTCGAATATCGAACTGTTCCGTATCGCTGAACAAAATGAACAGGCCAATAGTCTGATTCAGAATAGCGCCAATGCAATCGCAACGCTGTGTTGCAATCTTAAAGCCGCATTGGATTTAGACATCATTGTATTAGGTGGTGGTGTAGGATTAGCCACAGACTATCTTAAAAAAGTAAACCAAGAGATAACTCGCCGCCCAGCAGTATTTAGAGTTCCGGTTATTGCCGCTAAAGGTGATTATGATGCTTGTTTGCTCGGCGCTGCTTTCCAGTTTAAGGAATAA
- the nagA gene encoding N-acetylglucosamine-6-phosphate deacetylase, which yields MTLRAVSATRLFDGHTYYQDSALVWEGQTIISIVPLEKLPPNIEHQHFEGALIAPGFIDLQVNGGGGVMFNSDISAAAMGTICEAHRAHGTAYLLPTLISSTPEDLSQALSSLQQAKQQHIPGVLGVHLEGPWLNVDKKGAHNASLFYAPTAEQLAQFPWPKEGKVLVTAALEKIDVSALEYLKQVGVTLSCGHSNAQIAQLTEQKLSLVDGFTHLFNAMSPLEGREPGTVGAALKTDHAWCSIITDGIHVHPDSVHIASKIKPKGKLLVVTDAMASVGSENNSFVLDGEVISVKDNKLVNSRGSLAGAHIGMDQSIANLIAWGFAEEEALRMASTYPAQALACHNLGLLRPGMTAAATILNADYQTTGVLVDGKLF from the coding sequence ATGACACTAAGAGCCGTTTCTGCAACTCGCCTTTTTGATGGACATACTTACTATCAAGATTCTGCATTAGTGTGGGAGGGTCAAACGATAATCAGCATTGTACCGTTAGAAAAGTTGCCGCCGAACATCGAACATCAACACTTTGAAGGTGCATTGATCGCACCGGGTTTTATCGACCTGCAAGTTAACGGCGGAGGTGGCGTGATGTTTAATAGCGACATCTCTGCTGCAGCAATGGGTACGATTTGTGAAGCGCACCGCGCCCATGGTACAGCTTACTTATTGCCAACCTTAATCAGCTCCACTCCAGAAGATCTCAGCCAAGCACTCAGTTCTCTCCAGCAAGCCAAACAGCAACATATTCCCGGCGTCCTCGGGGTCCATCTCGAAGGCCCATGGCTTAACGTAGATAAGAAAGGTGCGCACAACGCTAGCCTGTTTTATGCACCTACTGCAGAACAACTTGCGCAGTTCCCGTGGCCGAAAGAAGGCAAAGTGCTTGTGACGGCAGCACTAGAAAAAATCGACGTTTCGGCTCTGGAATACCTGAAACAAGTGGGCGTGACACTTTCATGTGGCCACAGTAACGCACAAATCGCGCAACTTACGGAGCAAAAGCTCTCGCTTGTTGATGGCTTCACTCATTTGTTTAATGCCATGTCCCCATTAGAAGGGCGCGAACCCGGCACTGTTGGCGCAGCGCTAAAAACCGACCACGCGTGGTGCTCTATCATCACCGATGGCATCCATGTTCACCCTGATAGCGTGCATATTGCCAGTAAAATTAAGCCAAAAGGTAAGCTGCTTGTTGTTACTGATGCAATGGCGTCGGTAGGCAGTGAAAACAACAGTTTTGTGCTAGATGGCGAGGTAATCTCCGTCAAAGACAACAAACTGGTGAACAGCCGAGGCAGTCTTGCTGGTGCACACATTGGCATGGATCAATCCATCGCAAACCTTATCGCGTGGGGATTCGCAGAAGAAGAAGCGCTGCGCATGGCGTCAACCTACCCAGCCCAAGCTCTCGCTTGCCACAACTTAGGGTTGCTACGACCGGGTATGACCGCCGCCGCAACCATCCTCAACGCAGATTATCAAACCACTGGTGTATTGGTTGACGGAAAACTGTTTTAA
- a CDS encoding N-acetylmannosamine-6-phosphate 2-epimerase — protein MKTKTYNINQLKESLQGQTVVSIQPVTGSPLDKTDIIVAMAQAAEQAGARALRIEGANNVNAVSRAVTIPIIGIVKRDLTESPVRITPYTTDVEALATAGATIIAFDATDRIRPESRETIASAIKTSGCFAMADCSSFADGQWASDFGVDIIGTTLSGYVGDDEPTEPDLILVEQFSQAGFFTMAEGRYNTPELAAQAIQHGAVAVTVGSALTRLEVVTNWFNHATQTAGAR, from the coding sequence GTGAAAACAAAAACTTATAATATCAATCAGTTAAAAGAGTCTTTGCAAGGACAAACCGTGGTATCTATTCAACCAGTGACAGGGAGTCCACTCGATAAAACAGACATTATCGTTGCTATGGCACAAGCTGCGGAGCAAGCAGGCGCGCGTGCACTTCGCATCGAAGGCGCTAATAACGTTAACGCCGTCAGCCGTGCGGTTACTATACCGATCATCGGCATCGTGAAGCGTGACCTAACGGAAAGTCCGGTGCGCATCACTCCTTACACCACCGACGTCGAAGCGTTAGCCACAGCGGGTGCAACCATTATTGCCTTTGACGCAACCGACCGAATTAGACCAGAGAGTCGCGAAACCATCGCCAGCGCGATTAAAACCTCTGGTTGCTTTGCGATGGCTGATTGCTCTAGCTTCGCTGACGGTCAATGGGCAAGTGACTTTGGCGTCGATATCATCGGCACGACTCTTTCTGGTTACGTAGGTGATGACGAACCAACCGAGCCCGACTTAATATTAGTAGAACAGTTTTCTCAAGCAGGTTTCTTTACTATGGCAGAAGGTCGATACAACACACCTGAACTTGCAGCACAGGCAATCCAACACGGCGCTGTTGCGGTAACGGTTGGATCAGCACTGACTCGCTTGGAAGTCGTTACCAATTGGTTTAATCATGCGACACAAACCGCAGGAGCCAGATAA